Proteins from a genomic interval of Candidatus Caccoplasma merdavium:
- a CDS encoding PepSY-like domain-containing protein, whose amino-acid sequence MKKLMILAAILFSLGTITAKADNDRMITVNQLPQNAQTFIKQHFPNEKVAYAKYEREFLESTYEVVFTSSAKIEFYKNGDWKEIDCKYSTVPAAIVPAQIASYVKQNWPEASIVKIDRDKRDYEVKLTNRLELTFDLNFNLIEIDD is encoded by the coding sequence ATGAAAAAGTTAATGATTCTTGCCGCCATCTTGTTCTCTTTGGGTACAATCACCGCCAAAGCCGACAACGACCGCATGATTACCGTCAACCAACTGCCGCAAAATGCACAGACCTTCATCAAGCAACACTTCCCCAATGAAAAAGTGGCCTACGCCAAATACGAACGGGAATTCCTCGAAAGCACCTATGAAGTGGTCTTCACCAGCAGCGCAAAAATCGAATTCTACAAAAACGGCGACTGGAAAGAAATCGATTGCAAGTACAGCACCGTTCCCGCCGCCATCGTTCCTGCCCAGATTGCCTCCTATGTAAAACAAAACTGGCCCGAAGCCTCGATTGTGAAAATAGACCGCGACAAACGCGACTATGAAGTGAAACTGACCAACCGTCTCGAACTGACGTTCGACCTCAACTTCAACCTTATCGAAATCGACGACTAA
- a CDS encoding PepSY-like domain-containing protein, translating to MKPLLYITFALCTLPILCSCDKEENGQLTTDEARNTLKSMYPSAKSISWEIKNGYIVADFNAPSSGREVEHSAWFDRSGRWYMTETDIPFSSLPEAVKTAYQQSAYAEWVVDDVDMIERENYETLYVIEAESRSAGNDTDVDLYYSADGILIKALTDADNDNDYGDLITSSLNESLRAFIENRYPGARILEIDVESRRTEVEIIDGNVCREVIFDTSNVWIRTETETTLRNIPATVQQALDNSIYAGYLIDDVYHIETESGEHYLFELENNGREINVGIDMRGNIL from the coding sequence ATGAAACCCCTCCTTTACATCACCTTTGCCCTCTGCACCTTGCCGATACTTTGCAGTTGCGACAAGGAAGAGAACGGCCAACTCACCACCGACGAAGCAAGAAACACGCTGAAAAGCATGTATCCATCGGCCAAAAGCATCTCCTGGGAGATAAAAAACGGCTACATTGTTGCCGACTTCAATGCCCCCTCATCGGGGAGAGAGGTTGAACACTCAGCCTGGTTCGACCGCAGCGGACGATGGTACATGACCGAGACCGACATACCCTTCTCGTCTTTGCCCGAAGCCGTAAAAACGGCCTATCAACAAAGTGCTTATGCCGAATGGGTGGTCGATGACGTCGACATGATAGAACGGGAAAACTACGAGACCCTCTATGTCATCGAAGCCGAGAGCCGCTCCGCGGGAAACGACACCGATGTCGACCTCTACTATTCGGCCGACGGTATCCTCATCAAGGCACTGACCGATGCCGACAATGACAACGACTACGGCGACCTCATCACGTCATCGCTCAACGAGAGCCTCAGAGCCTTTATCGAAAACCGCTACCCGGGAGCCCGCATTCTCGAAATCGATGTCGAAAGCCGACGGACCGAGGTCGAAATCATCGACGGGAATGTGTGTCGCGAAGTGATATTCGACACCTCGAACGTGTGGATACGCACCGAGACCGAAACGACGTTGCGAAATATCCCCGCAACCGTGCAACAAGCCCTCGACAATTCAATATACGCCGGCTATCTCATCGATGACGTTTACCACATCGAAACCGAAAGTGGGGAGCATTACCTCTTCGAACTCGAAAACAACGGTCGTGAAATAAATGTCGGCATCGATATGCGAGGAAACATTCTTTGA
- the ettA gene encoding energy-dependent translational throttle protein EttA, with the protein MADDKKIIFSMVGVSKIYPPQKQVLKDIYLSFFYGAKIGIIGLNGAGKSTLLKIIAGLDNSYQGEVVFSPGYSVGYLEQDPKLDPEKTVKEVVQEGVQPVLDLLAEYEAVNMKFGDPEVLDDPDKMDALMARQAELQDKIDAWDAWNIDNKLERAMDALRCPPEEQQIKFLSGGERRRVALCRLLLQQPDILLLDEPTNHLDAESIDWLEQHLQQYAGTVIAITHDRYFLDHVAGWILELDRGEGIPWKGNYTSWLEQKTKRMEMEEKQASKRRKTLERELEWVRMAPKARQAKGKARLNSYDKLLNEDQKAREEKLEIYIPNGPRLGNKVIEAKGVAKAYGDKLLFDNLNFMLPPNGIVGVIGPNGAGKTTLFRLIMGQEKADKGTFEVGETVKIAYVDQTHKAIDPEKSVYQVVSGGQETFRMGGREMNARAYLSRFNFTGADQEKKCGVLSGGERNRLHLALALKEEGNVLLLDEPTNDIDVNTLRALEEGLENFAGCAVVVSHDRWFLDRICTHILAFEGNSEVFFFEGSYTEYEENKRKRLGDVEPHRPRYRKLME; encoded by the coding sequence ATGGCAGACGACAAGAAAATTATCTTCTCGATGGTGGGGGTAAGCAAAATCTATCCCCCTCAGAAACAGGTATTGAAAGACATCTACCTCTCGTTCTTTTACGGAGCAAAAATAGGTATCATCGGTCTCAACGGAGCCGGAAAGTCGACTTTGCTCAAAATCATCGCCGGTCTCGACAACTCCTATCAGGGCGAAGTCGTTTTCTCTCCCGGTTACAGTGTGGGCTATCTCGAACAAGACCCGAAACTCGACCCCGAGAAAACCGTCAAGGAGGTGGTGCAAGAAGGCGTACAGCCTGTGCTCGACCTCTTGGCCGAGTATGAAGCGGTGAACATGAAATTCGGCGACCCCGAAGTGCTCGACGACCCCGATAAGATGGACGCCCTCATGGCGCGTCAGGCCGAGCTTCAAGACAAAATCGACGCCTGGGATGCCTGGAACATCGACAACAAGCTCGAACGGGCCATGGACGCCTTGCGCTGTCCGCCCGAAGAGCAGCAAATCAAATTCCTCTCCGGTGGCGAACGCCGCCGCGTGGCCCTTTGCCGCCTGCTCTTGCAGCAACCCGACATCTTGCTGCTCGACGAGCCCACCAACCACCTCGATGCCGAGTCGATCGATTGGCTCGAACAGCACTTGCAGCAATACGCCGGGACGGTCATCGCCATCACCCACGACCGATACTTCCTCGACCATGTGGCCGGCTGGATTCTCGAACTCGATCGCGGAGAGGGTATTCCCTGGAAGGGCAACTACACCTCGTGGCTCGAACAGAAGACCAAACGCATGGAGATGGAAGAGAAACAGGCCAGCAAGCGTCGCAAAACACTCGAACGCGAATTGGAGTGGGTGCGCATGGCTCCCAAGGCCCGTCAGGCCAAAGGAAAGGCTCGTCTCAATTCCTACGACAAACTCTTGAACGAAGACCAGAAGGCGCGTGAGGAAAAACTCGAAATCTATATTCCCAACGGCCCGCGATTGGGCAACAAAGTCATCGAGGCCAAAGGCGTGGCCAAAGCCTATGGCGACAAACTTCTCTTCGACAACCTCAATTTCATGTTGCCCCCCAACGGCATTGTCGGCGTGATAGGTCCCAACGGTGCCGGGAAAACTACCCTCTTCCGCCTCATCATGGGACAGGAGAAGGCCGACAAAGGAACTTTCGAGGTGGGCGAGACCGTGAAGATTGCCTATGTCGACCAGACCCACAAGGCCATCGACCCCGAGAAGTCGGTCTACCAGGTCGTTTCGGGCGGCCAGGAAACCTTCCGCATGGGCGGTCGAGAGATGAATGCCCGCGCTTATCTCTCGCGGTTCAACTTCACCGGAGCCGACCAGGAAAAGAAGTGCGGCGTCCTTTCGGGCGGAGAGCGCAACCGCCTGCATCTGGCCCTGGCGCTCAAAGAAGAAGGGAATGTGCTGTTGCTCGACGAGCCGACCAACGATATCGACGTCAATACCCTGCGTGCCCTGGAAGAGGGTCTTGAAAACTTCGCCGGCTGTGCCGTCGTCGTATCGCACGACCGTTGGTTCCTCGACCGCATCTGCACCCACATTCTGGCTTTCGAAGGGAATTCCGAGGTTTTCTTCTTCGAGGGTTCCTATACCGAATACGAAGAGAACAAGCGCAAGCGTCTCGGCGACGTTGAGCCGCATCGTCCCCGTTATCGCAAACTCATGGAGTAA
- a CDS encoding T9SS type A sorting domain-containing protein yields the protein MKKYYIFLYLCMLSLSIPTWGTAQVAQTEKLGRGVVAVNMSTSEGQKKAGIFLSWRFLDTDDKTTAFNVYRDGTLLTPTPLTTVTNFTDTEGTTSSKYVVETLVNGQVAESNTVEEIWPTIYKEIPLDRPAAGVTPPYTCTRNKETVSFPNGENYTYSPNDCSAGDVDGDGEYEIIVKWDPSNSQDNSIAGYTGNVILDCYKLDGTKLWRIDLGQNIRAGAHYTQFMVYDLDGDGKAEVACKTAPGTIDGTGKHVLMGNDDPGKDYRNSSGYILSGPEYLTVFNGETGAEMATVSYNPPRGSVSSWGDSYGNRVDRFLACIAYLDGIHPSLVMCRGYYTRAVLVAYDFDGTNLTQRWIHDSATNGKGAYGQGNHNLSVGDVDDDGYDEIVYGACAIDHDGTLMYRTGMGHGDAIHLSDLDPDLDGLELFTPHEDKSAQYGFDIHEAGTGKIIYGEYTGSDVGRGIAADIDPTSRGFEFWSTANGNIYDCHGNVLYTKNRPSANFRIYWDGDLQDELLDGDRIDKWDAATGKANRIFTLYNYAGASSCNSTKKTPCLQADLFGDWREEVILWNSSTSSSLVVFTTTYASDYRMVTPMQDHVYRMGVAWQNVAYNQPPHLGYYIGDGTDPTAARLSKIGEGNLVQNVEIEEPIAEIQYMWFNAENVAVEGNLPSGVTASIDKEKSTITISGIPEEIGEFKYAITTQGGTTDISLPGTITVRAAEVLTEVANFHFDETTGTTAKNEISGEASASNLNPAWVSGVSGNAISFEGQSGYMVQPHYDALSMSKGSFSIALWFKSAGASGIDWYLFHKGSHTAGAVATATGKWIGIQYKNNNLTFGIDDNTTKTNLDVPASDYFDNNWHFLTCVRDSANKVITMYIDGALVGTKDDATGDIFETEDMVIGNCNVNFNTPFQGAIDELVIYTGALSAPKVKRLYEEQRPTGIDETTVMSVTERINVFPTVFNDEVTVTLNGVSNEVVEFTLYGASGSVVYNRSLLIEGATPLNISGLNELPQGYYTLTITTSEGTFSRKLIKE from the coding sequence ATGAAAAAATACTACATCTTCCTGTATTTGTGCATGCTATCGTTGTCGATTCCTACTTGGGGAACGGCACAAGTGGCACAGACCGAGAAACTCGGACGTGGTGTCGTAGCTGTGAACATGTCGACGAGCGAAGGCCAGAAAAAGGCCGGCATCTTCCTCAGCTGGCGTTTCCTCGACACCGATGACAAAACCACCGCATTCAACGTCTATCGTGACGGGACGCTCCTTACCCCCACTCCTCTCACCACGGTGACCAACTTCACCGATACCGAGGGCACCACCTCTTCGAAATACGTTGTCGAGACACTGGTCAACGGACAAGTTGCCGAGAGCAACACGGTCGAAGAGATTTGGCCCACCATCTACAAGGAGATACCCCTCGACCGTCCTGCTGCCGGAGTAACGCCACCTTATACCTGTACCCGCAACAAAGAAACCGTAAGTTTCCCCAACGGTGAAAACTACACCTACTCTCCCAACGATTGCAGCGCCGGTGATGTCGACGGCGACGGCGAATATGAAATCATCGTGAAGTGGGACCCCTCGAACTCACAAGACAACTCCATAGCCGGTTACACAGGTAATGTAATCCTCGATTGCTATAAACTCGACGGGACCAAACTGTGGCGCATCGATTTGGGTCAAAATATCCGCGCCGGAGCCCACTATACCCAATTCATGGTCTATGACCTCGACGGTGACGGCAAGGCCGAGGTAGCCTGCAAGACAGCCCCCGGCACCATCGACGGAACAGGCAAACATGTGCTCATGGGCAACGACGACCCCGGCAAAGACTATCGCAACTCGTCGGGATATATCCTTTCAGGCCCGGAATACCTCACCGTGTTCAACGGTGAAACGGGAGCCGAAATGGCTACCGTCTCTTACAACCCTCCCCGCGGAAGCGTAAGCTCGTGGGGCGACAGTTACGGCAACCGGGTAGACCGTTTCCTGGCCTGCATCGCTTACCTCGACGGCATTCACCCGAGCCTCGTCATGTGCCGCGGATATTACACCCGCGCCGTACTCGTAGCTTATGACTTCGACGGCACCAACCTCACCCAACGCTGGATACACGACTCGGCGACCAACGGAAAAGGTGCCTACGGACAGGGCAACCACAACCTCTCGGTGGGTGATGTCGATGACGACGGGTACGACGAAATCGTCTACGGTGCTTGTGCCATCGACCACGACGGAACATTGATGTACCGCACCGGCATGGGTCACGGTGACGCCATACACCTCTCCGACCTCGACCCCGACCTCGACGGGCTCGAGCTGTTTACCCCTCACGAAGACAAATCGGCACAATACGGCTTTGACATTCACGAAGCCGGAACGGGTAAAATCATCTACGGCGAATATACCGGCAGCGACGTGGGCCGTGGCATCGCCGCCGACATCGACCCGACCAGCCGCGGTTTTGAATTTTGGTCGACGGCCAACGGCAACATCTACGATTGCCACGGTAACGTACTTTATACCAAAAACCGTCCCTCGGCCAACTTCCGCATTTACTGGGACGGCGACTTGCAAGACGAACTTCTCGACGGCGACCGCATCGACAAATGGGACGCCGCCACGGGAAAAGCCAACCGCATCTTCACGCTTTATAACTACGCCGGCGCATCGTCGTGCAACAGCACCAAAAAGACCCCTTGCCTGCAAGCCGACCTCTTCGGCGACTGGCGCGAAGAGGTAATTCTGTGGAATAGCTCGACCAGCTCGTCACTGGTCGTATTCACCACGACATACGCCTCGGACTACCGCATGGTGACCCCGATGCAGGATCACGTTTACCGCATGGGTGTTGCCTGGCAGAACGTGGCCTACAACCAACCTCCCCACCTGGGCTATTACATCGGCGACGGTACCGACCCGACAGCTGCCCGCCTCTCTAAAATCGGAGAAGGAAATCTGGTACAGAATGTCGAAATTGAAGAACCGATTGCCGAAATTCAATACATGTGGTTCAATGCCGAGAACGTAGCTGTCGAAGGCAACCTGCCCTCGGGCGTTACAGCCAGCATCGACAAAGAGAAATCGACCATAACCATCAGCGGCATACCCGAAGAGATTGGAGAATTCAAATACGCCATCACCACACAAGGCGGTACCACCGACATCTCACTGCCGGGAACCATCACGGTACGCGCAGCCGAAGTCCTCACCGAAGTAGCCAATTTCCATTTCGACGAGACCACCGGCACGACAGCCAAAAACGAAATCTCGGGCGAAGCCTCAGCCAGCAACCTCAACCCTGCATGGGTAAGCGGCGTATCGGGCAATGCCATCTCGTTCGAAGGCCAAAGCGGTTACATGGTACAGCCTCACTACGATGCCCTCTCGATGAGCAAAGGCTCCTTCTCCATCGCCTTGTGGTTCAAGTCGGCGGGAGCCAGCGGCATCGACTGGTACCTCTTCCACAAAGGAAGCCACACGGCCGGCGCTGTTGCCACGGCTACCGGTAAATGGATTGGTATCCAATACAAGAACAACAACCTCACCTTCGGTATCGACGATAACACCACCAAGACCAACCTCGACGTACCGGCTTCGGACTACTTCGACAACAACTGGCACTTCCTTACCTGCGTGCGCGACTCGGCCAACAAAGTCATCACCATGTATATCGACGGTGCGCTTGTCGGAACCAAAGATGATGCCACGGGCGACATCTTCGAAACCGAAGACATGGTCATCGGCAACTGCAACGTCAACTTCAACACGCCGTTCCAAGGCGCCATCGACGAACTGGTCATCTACACCGGAGCCCTGAGCGCACCCAAAGTGAAGAGACTCTATGAAGAGCAACGTCCTACCGGCATCGACGAAACGACCGTCATGAGTGTTACCGAACGTATCAACGTCTTCCCGACCGTCTTCAACGACGAAGTGACCGTCACCCTCAACGGCGTATCGAACGAAGTGGTAGAATTTACCCTCTATGGAGCCAGCGGTTCGGTTGTCTACAACCGCAGCCTCCTCATCGAAGGTGCAACACCGCTCAACATCAGTGGTCTCAACGAGTTGCCGCAAGGCTACTACACACTGACCATCACCACCTCGGAGGGAACCTTCTCGCGCAAACTCATCAAAGAATAA
- the ruvX gene encoding Holliday junction resolvase RuvX produces MARIMSIDFGRKRTGIAVTDTLQLIANGLCTVATHEALSFILDYVRREPVERIVVGLPRRLDNTPSESMTYIKPFVAKLHKALPEMPIEFFDERFTSALAHRAMIDGGLKQKARRDKALVDEISATIILQDYMESKSFKDKL; encoded by the coding sequence ATGGCTCGCATCATGTCGATAGATTTCGGACGCAAGCGCACGGGCATAGCTGTCACCGATACCTTGCAGTTGATTGCTAACGGATTATGTACGGTAGCAACCCACGAAGCATTATCGTTTATTCTCGATTATGTGCGGCGGGAGCCGGTCGAGCGCATTGTCGTGGGGTTGCCTCGGCGGCTCGACAACACGCCGTCGGAAAGCATGACTTACATCAAGCCTTTCGTGGCCAAGTTGCACAAGGCCCTGCCCGAGATGCCCATCGAGTTTTTCGACGAGCGCTTCACTTCGGCATTGGCGCATCGGGCCATGATCGACGGCGGATTGAAGCAGAAGGCTCGTCGCGACAAGGCTTTGGTCGATGAAATCAGTGCGACCATAATCTTGCAAGATTATATGGAAAGTAAATCTTTTAAAGACAAATTATGA
- a CDS encoding peptide deformylase encodes MILPIYLYGQPVLRKVATDITPDYPGLKKLVDDMFETMDSAEGVGLAAPQIGLDIRVLVINLDPLSDTWPEYKNYRKAMINAHIIATEGETISREEGCLSLPGIHEPVVRQEKLSIRYCDENFVEHTEVFEGYVARVIQHEYDHLDGKLFIDYLSPIRKQLIKSKLNNIIRGKAYCDYRTKAVSSKR; translated from the coding sequence ATGATATTACCTATTTACCTCTACGGGCAGCCGGTGTTGCGTAAGGTTGCCACCGACATCACGCCCGATTATCCCGGCCTGAAAAAACTTGTCGACGACATGTTCGAGACGATGGACAGTGCCGAAGGTGTAGGACTGGCCGCTCCGCAAATCGGCCTCGACATACGGGTGCTGGTCATCAACCTCGACCCCCTGTCCGATACATGGCCCGAATACAAGAACTACCGCAAGGCGATGATCAATGCCCACATCATAGCCACCGAAGGCGAGACCATCTCCCGCGAAGAAGGTTGCCTGAGCCTGCCCGGAATCCATGAGCCGGTCGTGCGTCAGGAAAAACTCTCCATACGCTATTGCGACGAGAACTTTGTCGAGCATACCGAAGTCTTTGAAGGCTATGTGGCCCGCGTTATCCAGCACGAGTATGACCATCTCGACGGCAAACTCTTCATCGACTATCTCTCGCCGATTCGCAAGCAACTCATCAAATCGAAACTCAATAACATCATTCGGGGAAAAGCCTATTGCGACTATCGCACCAAAGCTGTCAGCTCCAAACGCTGA
- a CDS encoding Por secretion system protein, whose translation MKKTRLRIKILLSFLLMAAWQPIGAQMPQQEVLNRGVVAVKTSSGVFVSWRYLGTDSPSAAFNIYRDGEKLNSEPITTSTNYVDAGGTLSSTYVVKRVDYGSETDASEETGVWDTFYKKIKLQHPPSGVTPPYTVTNSGNEENYPNGQFYSYTPNDCSAGDVDGDGEYEIIVKWDPSNSRDNSFYGYTGEVYLDCYKMDGTQLWRINLGRNIRAGAHYTQFMVYDLDGDGKAEVACKTAPGTIDGQGKAVLMGDDTEDLDFRNSRGMVITGTEYLTVFNGETGAEITSVSYDPPRGSVTSWGGDSYGNRSERYLACIAYLDGLRPSLVMCRGYYERTALAAYNFDGKELTQLWLHDSKSPGQGAYGQGNHNLSVGDVDQDGCDEIVYGSCAIDQDGTLLYRTGLGHGDAIHLTDFDPDLPGLELFTPHEESTAKYGMDLHRAGTGEIIFGQYAGKDVGRGGAGDIDPNYRGVEFWTSECGVRDCKGNSIGGSRPAMNFRIYWDDDLQDELYENTTITKWDPDRKKASTLLELSGYEWTASCNSTKATPCLQADLLGDWREEIILWSRNDSASLVIFTTTTPTEYRIPTLMHDHVYRMGIAWQNVAYNQPPHLSYYIGDGEIEYARLSKISRGEREQTVGIYMPIDTLTFRWDRCDGVELNGKLPAGISSTYDEASHTISFFGTPTVAGKYTIELSTYGNPVNNPSETITFDIIGEDKITTVAQYHFDETVGTSAANTVYGQATAEGFTPGWGNGYIGNAIDWSAITAESSRLVQPTYAELNTLADQSFTIALWVKGEKANQCLLDIEGDNGSYIRIEGDNLLRFTICDGTNESQLSVRIMPNLFNNDWNQLICIRDREEGKLNLYLNGERRAQTDDKCGNIEISSITIGNREENGTYLPFRGMMDELRISTGAMNERQVKEYYNDPTAGINNIEVGNNGMKVYPTHFTHEVQIDFNGDLIGATTITLCNNAGSVVFEREYHLNGLPRLIIGGFDGLPQGAYILRIANGNSVESYKLFKQ comes from the coding sequence ATGAAAAAAACACGATTGAGGATAAAAATCCTTCTCTCTTTCCTTTTGATGGCGGCATGGCAACCCATCGGCGCGCAAATGCCTCAACAGGAAGTTCTTAATCGCGGTGTCGTGGCCGTGAAGACCAGTAGCGGAGTGTTTGTCAGCTGGCGTTACCTCGGGACCGACAGTCCCTCGGCCGCTTTCAACATCTATCGCGATGGCGAAAAGCTCAACAGCGAACCCATCACTACATCGACCAATTATGTCGACGCCGGCGGTACGCTCTCCTCGACCTATGTCGTAAAGCGGGTCGATTATGGCAGTGAGACCGACGCATCGGAAGAAACCGGCGTATGGGACACTTTCTATAAAAAAATAAAACTGCAACATCCGCCCTCGGGTGTCACACCACCTTATACCGTGACCAATAGTGGCAATGAAGAGAATTATCCCAACGGCCAATTCTATTCTTACACCCCCAATGATTGTAGCGCAGGCGATGTCGATGGAGACGGTGAATATGAAATCATTGTCAAATGGGATCCCAGCAACTCACGGGATAATTCATTCTACGGCTACACCGGCGAAGTATATCTCGATTGCTACAAAATGGACGGCACGCAACTGTGGCGCATCAACCTGGGTCGGAATATCCGCGCAGGGGCCCACTATACCCAATTCATGGTCTATGACCTCGACGGCGACGGGAAAGCCGAAGTGGCTTGTAAAACCGCTCCCGGCACCATCGACGGGCAAGGGAAAGCCGTGCTCATGGGCGACGACACCGAAGACCTCGACTTCCGCAACTCGCGAGGCATGGTCATCACCGGCACAGAATACCTCACGGTCTTCAACGGCGAGACCGGAGCCGAAATAACCTCCGTCTCCTATGACCCTCCGCGCGGAAGTGTGACTTCGTGGGGAGGCGACAGCTATGGCAACCGCTCGGAGCGCTACCTGGCCTGCATCGCCTACCTCGACGGCCTGCGCCCCAGCCTCGTCATGTGCCGCGGTTACTACGAACGTACCGCACTGGCCGCCTACAACTTCGACGGGAAAGAGCTGACCCAACTGTGGCTGCACGACTCCAAATCTCCCGGGCAAGGGGCCTATGGACAAGGGAATCATAACCTTTCGGTGGGCGACGTCGACCAAGATGGTTGCGACGAAATCGTCTACGGGTCTTGTGCCATCGACCAAGACGGCACGTTGCTCTATCGCACGGGACTGGGACATGGCGATGCCATACACCTTACCGATTTTGACCCCGACCTGCCCGGTCTCGAACTTTTTACACCACATGAAGAGTCGACAGCAAAATATGGCATGGACCTCCATCGAGCCGGAACAGGCGAAATCATCTTCGGCCAATATGCCGGTAAAGATGTAGGTCGTGGCGGAGCAGGCGATATCGACCCCAACTACCGCGGTGTCGAGTTTTGGACAAGCGAATGCGGCGTACGCGATTGCAAAGGCAATTCGATAGGTGGCAGCCGGCCGGCCATGAACTTCCGCATATATTGGGACGATGACCTCCAAGACGAATTATATGAAAATACAACCATAACAAAATGGGATCCCGACAGGAAAAAAGCCTCGACTTTGCTCGAACTTTCGGGATATGAATGGACGGCTTCATGCAACAGCACCAAAGCGACCCCATGTCTCCAAGCCGATTTGCTGGGAGACTGGCGGGAAGAAATTATTCTGTGGAGCCGGAACGATTCGGCCTCGTTGGTGATATTTACCACAACCACGCCCACCGAGTACCGCATACCCACCCTTATGCACGACCATGTGTACCGCATGGGCATCGCCTGGCAAAATGTGGCTTATAACCAACCACCCCACCTGAGCTATTACATCGGCGACGGTGAAATAGAGTATGCCCGACTCTCGAAAATAAGCCGTGGCGAACGCGAACAGACAGTAGGCATCTATATGCCCATCGACACCCTCACATTCCGGTGGGACCGTTGCGACGGCGTGGAACTCAACGGCAAGCTTCCGGCCGGCATATCTTCGACATACGACGAAGCCAGCCACACCATATCGTTCTTCGGCACCCCGACCGTAGCCGGGAAATATACCATCGAACTGAGCACCTATGGCAATCCCGTAAACAACCCGTCCGAGACCATTACCTTCGACATAATCGGCGAAGACAAGATAACGACCGTAGCCCAATATCACTTCGATGAAACAGTGGGGACGTCGGCTGCCAACACCGTTTACGGTCAGGCCACAGCCGAGGGGTTCACACCCGGGTGGGGCAACGGCTACATCGGCAACGCCATTGACTGGTCGGCCATCACGGCCGAATCGAGCCGACTCGTACAACCGACATACGCCGAACTCAATACCTTGGCCGACCAATCTTTCACCATCGCCCTGTGGGTGAAAGGCGAGAAAGCCAATCAATGCTTGCTGGACATCGAAGGGGACAATGGCTCATATATCCGCATCGAAGGAGATAATCTGTTACGGTTCACCATATGTGACGGTACAAATGAAAGCCAGCTATCGGTACGCATCATGCCCAACTTGTTCAATAACGACTGGAACCAACTTATCTGCATCAGAGACCGTGAAGAGGGAAAACTCAATTTGTACCTCAACGGCGAACGTCGGGCTCAAACCGATGATAAATGCGGGAATATCGAAATATCGTCCATTACCATCGGCAACCGGGAAGAAAATGGGACATATCTCCCCTTCCGCGGCATGATGGACGAACTCCGCATCTCGACCGGAGCCATGAACGAGCGCCAAGTAAAGGAGTATTACAACGACCCCACCGCCGGAATCAACAACATCGAAGTCGGCAACAACGGCATGAAAGTATATCCCACCCACTTCACCCATGAAGTGCAAATCGACTTCAACGGCGACCTGATTGGTGCAACCACCATCACGCTGTGCAACAATGCCGGTAGTGTCGTATTTGAACGGGAATATCACCTCAACGGGCTGCCGAGACTCATCATCGGAGGTTTCGACGGACTGCCGCAGGGCGCATACATCTTGCGCATCGCCAACGGCAACTCGGTCGAAAGCTACAAACTCTTCAAGCAATAG